One part of the Marichromatium purpuratum 984 genome encodes these proteins:
- the tolB gene encoding Tol-Pal system beta propeller repeat protein TolB, with protein sequence MTRSIQLLLILCVLLAAALPGAALARLNIEITGGVEAAQPIAVVPFGFAGGGSASVDPGAVIAADLARTGRFAPMPTRDMLDQPTTHEEVDLRDWRLLDMNNLVIGQVVREGARYRISFILYDVFRGERLAGATLTATAAGLRNAAHRIADQIHETLTGIPGVAATRIAYISATGRGENARVTLQVADADGYNPQVIVSSTEPIMSPAWSPDGRRIAYVSFESRRPAIYVQELASGRRERVASYPGINSSPAFSPDGRRLAMTLSKDGNPEIYVLDLDSRALTRLTNHFAIDTEPAWSPDGSHLVFTSGRGGNPQIYRVPASGGAVSRVSFEGDYNASPVYAPDGRSIAMARRINGAFRIALLDVERGFSRLLSRGPLDESPSFAPNSSMVIYATTHGGRAVLAAAAVDGGANQRLTQGTDQVREPAWSPMVQ encoded by the coding sequence ATGACCCGATCCATCCAATTGTTGCTGATCCTCTGCGTCCTCCTGGCGGCTGCGCTGCCCGGCGCTGCGCTGGCGCGGCTGAACATCGAGATCACCGGCGGGGTCGAGGCCGCGCAACCGATCGCCGTGGTGCCCTTCGGGTTCGCGGGAGGCGGGAGCGCCTCGGTCGATCCCGGCGCGGTGATCGCCGCCGATCTCGCCCGCACCGGTCGCTTCGCGCCGATGCCGACGCGCGACATGCTCGACCAGCCGACCACCCACGAGGAGGTCGACCTGCGTGACTGGCGTCTGCTCGACATGAACAATCTGGTGATCGGGCAGGTCGTGCGCGAGGGTGCGCGCTACCGCATCAGCTTCATCCTCTACGACGTCTTCCGCGGCGAGCGCCTGGCTGGCGCCACCCTAACGGCCACCGCCGCCGGGCTGCGCAACGCCGCGCACCGCATCGCCGACCAGATCCATGAGACGCTGACCGGCATCCCCGGCGTGGCCGCCACCCGCATCGCCTATATCAGCGCCACCGGCCGCGGCGAGAACGCCCGCGTCACCCTGCAGGTGGCCGACGCCGACGGCTACAACCCGCAGGTGATCGTCTCCTCGACCGAGCCGATCATGTCCCCGGCCTGGTCGCCGGATGGGCGCCGCATCGCCTATGTCTCCTTCGAGAGCCGCCGTCCGGCGATCTATGTGCAGGAGCTGGCCAGCGGTCGGCGCGAGCGGGTGGCGAGCTACCCCGGCATCAACAGCTCGCCGGCCTTCTCGCCCGATGGCCGGCGTCTGGCAATGACCCTGTCGAAGGACGGCAATCCCGAGATCTATGTGCTCGATCTCGACTCGCGCGCGCTCACCCGGCTCACCAATCACTTCGCCATCGACACCGAACCGGCCTGGTCGCCCGATGGCTCGCACCTGGTGTTCACCTCCGGGCGGGGCGGCAATCCGCAGATCTATCGCGTCCCGGCCAGCGGTGGGGCGGTCTCCCGGGTGAGCTTCGAGGGTGACTACAACGCCTCCCCGGTCTATGCCCCCGATGGTCGCTCGATCGCCATGGCGCGCCGGATCAACGGCGCCTTCCGCATCGCCTTGCTCGATGTCGAGCGCGGCTTCTCGCGTCTGCTCAGTCGCGGGCCGCTCGACGAGTCGCCGAGTTTCGCGCCGAATTCGAGCATGGTAATTTACGCCACCACCCATGGCGGTCGCGCGGTGCTCGCCGCCGCTGCCGTCGACGGCGGTGCCAATCAGCGTCTCACCCAGGGAACCGATCAGGTGCGCGAGCCGGCCTGGTCGCCCATGGTGCAGTAA
- the cas7g gene encoding type I-G CRISPR-associated RAMP protein Csb1/Cas7g, with protein MTDLLSTMRQAVQASPGLRINAKLSPLNGGHHILPPTYADAPHGHNMTQPDEHGVAAWVSIDSAASFANRVEEQLLRCGLDLAPVAVQLPDGTHLSTLQMPHRAFDAILRDSQLNGTRFEDTEIGRAVFGASPVDATGLLRHDPAVLLLGGWDSTRLGRRGGRERKWAAALSVEIAGAGARPVARAGGRLDPLGIPSDVATILHEAGETDYQLLPEGEQAPSGAATKRPSEINHGNIAPTLKPKGVLVDSIALNGVLSLSRLRRYRFGEDEATNVAARTLLACMGVYGVAAVLEDGLDLRRDCELVATEVHWSIPVTGSSEATPLTITRATALEALRAAREAVALAAPVTFAPGPNLEQLIARSR; from the coding sequence GTGACCGATTTGTTGTCCACCATGCGTCAAGCCGTACAGGCGTCCCCCGGTCTGCGTATCAACGCCAAGCTCAGCCCGCTCAACGGGGGGCATCACATCCTGCCGCCGACCTATGCCGATGCGCCCCATGGTCACAACATGACCCAGCCGGACGAGCACGGGGTCGCCGCCTGGGTCAGCATCGACAGCGCCGCCTCGTTCGCCAACCGGGTCGAGGAACAGCTGCTGCGCTGTGGTCTGGACCTAGCCCCCGTGGCGGTGCAACTGCCCGATGGCACGCACCTGTCGACGCTGCAGATGCCGCATCGCGCCTTCGACGCCATCCTCCGCGACTCACAGCTCAATGGCACCCGTTTCGAAGACACCGAGATCGGCCGGGCGGTGTTCGGCGCCTCCCCGGTCGATGCGACGGGGCTGTTGCGTCATGACCCGGCGGTGTTACTGCTTGGTGGCTGGGATTCCACCCGGTTGGGGCGTCGCGGCGGGCGGGAGCGGAAGTGGGCGGCGGCGCTCAGTGTCGAGATCGCCGGCGCCGGGGCGCGCCCGGTGGCGCGCGCTGGCGGCAGGCTCGACCCCCTGGGCATCCCCAGCGATGTTGCGACCATCCTCCACGAGGCGGGGGAGACCGATTATCAGCTGCTGCCCGAGGGCGAGCAGGCGCCGAGCGGTGCCGCGACCAAGCGTCCCTCTGAGATCAACCACGGCAATATCGCCCCGACCCTGAAGCCCAAGGGCGTGCTGGTCGACTCGATCGCGCTCAATGGCGTGCTCAGCCTGTCGCGGCTGCGCCGGTATCGCTTCGGGGAGGACGAGGCCACCAATGTGGCCGCGCGAACCCTGCTCGCCTGCATGGGCGTCTACGGGGTTGCCGCCGTACTGGAGGATGGGCTCGATCTGCGGCGTGACTGCGAGCTGGTCGCCACCGAGGTGCACTGGTCGATCCCTGTCACCGGGTCGTCCGAGGCGACGCCGCTGACGATCACCCGGGCGACGGCGCTGGAGGCGTTGCGCGCGGCGCGCGAGGCGGTTGCGCTGGCCGCGCCGGTGACCTTCGCCCCCGGCCCCAACCTGGAACAGCTCATCGCGCGGAGTCGCTAG
- the tolQ gene encoding protein TolQ, which produces MTSDLSLLALVMQASLVVQLVLLILVLASVVSWTMIIDRARVLGRARKLADAFEERFWSGGDLSALYKELGQDGRSARGLAAIFRAGFKEYVRMRKADGVDPMTVLQATERAMRVALSRELDRLESNLAFLATVGSISPYVGLFGTVWGIMQAFHALGNVEQATLALVAPGISEALIATAIGLFAAIPAVVAYNRYTDQVERLSNRYEEFMEEFSTLLQRQGRG; this is translated from the coding sequence ATGACCTCTGATCTGTCGTTGTTGGCCCTGGTGATGCAGGCAAGCCTGGTGGTGCAGTTGGTGCTGCTGATCCTGGTGCTCGCCTCGGTCGTCTCCTGGACCATGATCATCGATCGCGCGCGGGTGCTCGGTCGGGCGCGCAAGCTCGCCGACGCCTTCGAGGAACGCTTCTGGAGCGGCGGCGATCTCAGCGCGCTCTATAAAGAGTTGGGACAGGACGGGCGCAGTGCGCGCGGGCTGGCGGCGATCTTCCGCGCCGGCTTCAAGGAGTACGTGCGCATGCGCAAGGCCGACGGCGTCGATCCGATGACCGTGCTGCAGGCGACAGAGCGGGCGATGCGCGTGGCGCTGAGCCGCGAACTCGACCGGCTCGAGAGCAATCTCGCCTTCCTCGCCACGGTCGGCTCGATCAGCCCCTATGTCGGGTTGTTCGGCACCGTCTGGGGCATCATGCAGGCCTTCCATGCCCTCGGTAACGTCGAGCAGGCGACCCTGGCGCTGGTCGCGCCGGGTATCTCCGAGGCGCTGATCGCCACCGCCATCGGCTTGTTCGCCGCCATCCCCGCGGTGGTCGCCTACAACCGCTATACCGATCAGGTCGAGCGCCTCAGCAACCGCTACGAGGAGTTCATGGAAGAGTTCTCGACCTTGCTGCAACGTCAGGGGCGGGGCTGA
- a CDS encoding SAM-dependent methyltransferase, translating to MTRNPPRRALALLDWIYNPLRRLPVSAVYDLLGTDSPAADGHYLNLGYWAEADELDAACRALVDLVGTRAGMAPGKRVLDLGFGFGEQDLQWMRTLGPEAIVGLNVTGSQVALARERVAAAGEAARIDLRQGSATEPGLESGSFDIVVALECAFHFRTRERFFAEALRLLRPGGRLVLADILPLAPAEGWSQRLAQRWSWREVATKFAIPTENAYPRAEYAERLRACGFTGVEVESIRDRVYAPLHAYLRANPERLSTLPPALRTAVRFGLWLEPETVFAGLDYVLASAERPATDQ from the coding sequence ATGACCCGCAACCCACCGCGCCGTGCGCTCGCGCTGCTCGACTGGATCTACAACCCGCTGCGCCGGCTGCCGGTGAGCGCCGTCTACGACCTGCTCGGCACCGACTCGCCGGCCGCCGACGGGCACTATCTCAACCTCGGCTACTGGGCCGAGGCCGACGAACTCGACGCTGCCTGCCGCGCCCTGGTCGATCTGGTCGGCACGCGCGCCGGCATGGCGCCGGGCAAGCGGGTGCTCGATCTCGGCTTCGGCTTCGGCGAGCAGGACCTGCAGTGGATGCGCACCCTCGGCCCCGAGGCCATCGTCGGGCTCAATGTCACCGGCTCGCAGGTGGCGCTGGCGCGCGAACGGGTGGCCGCCGCCGGCGAGGCTGCGCGCATCGACCTGCGCCAGGGTTCGGCCACCGAGCCGGGGCTCGAGTCAGGGTCGTTCGATATCGTCGTCGCGCTCGAGTGCGCCTTCCATTTCCGCACCCGCGAGCGCTTCTTCGCCGAGGCGCTGCGGCTGCTGCGCCCGGGCGGGCGGCTGGTGCTCGCCGACATCCTGCCGCTGGCGCCGGCCGAGGGCTGGTCGCAGCGGCTGGCGCAGCGGTGGTCGTGGCGCGAGGTCGCCACCAAGTTCGCGATCCCGACGGAGAACGCCTATCCGCGCGCCGAGTACGCCGAGCGGCTGCGTGCCTGCGGCTTCACCGGGGTCGAGGTCGAGTCGATCCGCGACCGGGTCTATGCCCCGCTGCACGCCTATCTGCGCGCCAATCCCGAGCGGCTCTCGACCCTGCCGCCGGCGCTGCGCACGGCGGTGCGCTTCGGGCTGTGGCTCGAACCCGAGACCGTGTTCGCCGGGCTCGACTACGTGCTCGCCAGCGCCGAGCGTCCGGCGACGGATCAATAG
- the ybgC gene encoding tol-pal system-associated acyl-CoA thioesterase → MPTSSQPAQPGFIWPIRVYYEDTDAAGVVFYANYLRFFERARTEWLRELGYEQDELRAREGVLFVVRRVEIDYLAAARFNERLNVHTRLTRIGGASMAFDQELVREADGELCCRGTVKVGCIDAAGEALRPTRIPPRLLADIRRTVAE, encoded by the coding sequence GTGCCCACATCCAGCCAACCCGCCCAGCCCGGCTTCATCTGGCCGATCCGTGTCTATTACGAGGATACCGACGCCGCCGGCGTGGTCTTCTACGCCAATTATCTCCGCTTCTTCGAGCGCGCGCGTACCGAATGGTTGCGTGAGCTTGGCTACGAGCAGGACGAGCTGCGCGCACGCGAGGGGGTGCTGTTCGTGGTGCGTCGCGTCGAGATCGACTATCTCGCCGCGGCACGCTTCAACGAGCGGTTGAACGTCCATACCCGGCTGACCCGGATCGGCGGGGCGAGCATGGCCTTCGACCAGGAGCTGGTGCGCGAGGCCGACGGCGAACTCTGTTGCCGGGGCACGGTTAAGGTGGGCTGTATCGATGCCGCGGGCGAGGCGCTGCGCCCGACGCGTATCCCGCCCCGGCTGCTCGCCGACATTCGCCGTACGGTCGCGGAGTGA
- the pal gene encoding peptidoglycan-associated lipoprotein Pal: MRIHPWSLLPGVLLLVLAGCSTTPRQDTDGAAVDDATGRAGAGAGAGAEVSTAGIDGAGARYAGPWEDPANPLSKRVIYFGYDNAEIASEYVALIRTHARYLGTHPQVRVTLEGHTDERGTREYNLALSDQRADSVRRVMLAEGVRGDQLEVIGYGEERPASPGQSESSWRLNRRVVIEY, from the coding sequence ATGCGCATCCACCCTTGGTCCCTGTTGCCCGGCGTCCTCCTGCTGGTGCTCGCCGGATGCTCGACCACGCCCCGCCAGGACACGGACGGCGCCGCGGTGGACGATGCGACCGGCCGCGCCGGTGCCGGCGCCGGCGCCGGCGCGGAGGTCTCGACCGCCGGCATCGACGGCGCGGGCGCCCGTTACGCCGGTCCCTGGGAGGACCCGGCCAACCCGCTCTCCAAGCGCGTCATCTATTTCGGCTATGACAACGCCGAGATCGCCTCCGAGTACGTGGCGCTGATCCGCACCCACGCGCGTTATCTCGGCACCCATCCGCAGGTGCGTGTCACCCTCGAGGGCCATACCGACGAGCGCGGCACCCGCGAGTACAACCTCGCGCTCTCCGATCAGCGCGCCGATTCGGTGCGCCGGGTGATGCTCGCCGAGGGGGTGCGTGGCGATCAGCTCGAGGTGATCGGTTATGGCGAGGAGCGTCCGGCCTCGCCGGGACAGAGCGAGTCGTCCTGGCGGCTGAACCGGCGTGTGGTCATCGAGTACTGA
- the tolR gene encoding protein TolR, with amino-acid sequence MSRRARSRNRRRLVAEINVVPYIDVMLVLLVIFMVTAPMITMGVKVNLPRAQAGAVTSESGDSVVISVDQFGDYYIDIGEDRDQPVGEEALFERIGKVLDYAPQTPVLVKGDSAVDYGRVVNAMVIAQAAGAAEVGLITLPPEHDGP; translated from the coding sequence TTGAGCAGACGCGCGCGCAGTCGCAATCGCCGCCGCTTGGTGGCCGAGATCAACGTCGTCCCCTATATCGACGTGATGCTGGTGTTGCTGGTCATCTTCATGGTGACCGCCCCCATGATCACCATGGGGGTCAAGGTCAACCTGCCGCGCGCCCAGGCCGGGGCGGTCACCTCCGAGAGTGGTGACTCCGTGGTGATCAGCGTCGATCAGTTCGGCGACTACTACATCGACATCGGTGAGGACCGCGACCAACCGGTGGGCGAGGAGGCGCTGTTCGAGCGCATCGGCAAGGTCCTCGACTACGCCCCGCAGACGCCGGTGCTGGTCAAGGGCGACAGCGCCGTCGACTATGGCCGGGTGGTCAACGCGATGGTGATCGCCCAGGCCGCCGGGGCCGCCGAGGTCGGACTCATCACCCTGCCGCCGGAGCATGACGGACCCTGA
- a CDS encoding methyltransferase family protein has protein sequence MSLLSRLQGRRGEHLVVLQFVLFFGFVLTPSWNPWLTPGILEAMAPLRWAVLIALGTFAMVLGAVGSLHIRDYLTPLPYPVDHNQLVQHGIYALVRHPLYSSQLFAALAWVLFSLSLTHLAILVIGFLFFDYKAGKEEGWLRERHPEYADYTQRVSKFIPWIY, from the coding sequence ATGTCCCTCTTATCCCGTCTCCAGGGCCGACGCGGCGAGCACCTCGTCGTCCTCCAGTTCGTGCTCTTCTTCGGCTTCGTCCTCACCCCGAGCTGGAACCCCTGGCTCACCCCCGGCATCCTCGAGGCGATGGCGCCGCTGCGCTGGGCGGTGCTGATCGCGCTCGGCACCTTTGCCATGGTGCTCGGCGCGGTCGGCTCACTACACATCCGCGACTACCTCACCCCGCTGCCCTACCCGGTCGATCACAACCAGCTCGTCCAGCACGGGATCTATGCCCTGGTGCGCCACCCGCTCTACAGCAGCCAGCTGTTCGCCGCGCTCGCCTGGGTGCTGTTCAGCCTCAGCCTGACGCATCTGGCGATCCTGGTCATCGGCTTCCTGTTCTTCGACTACAAGGCCGGCAAGGAAGAGGGCTGGCTGCGTGAGCGTCACCCCGAGTACGCCGACTACACCCAGCGCGTGAGCAAGTTCATCCCCTGGATCTATTGA
- the tolA gene encoding cell envelope integrity protein TolA yields the protein MLQILRRDPGALYWSLGLHLLFALLLFVGVRFTQDASNGGDRPRVVQASVLGDPALSARVQEVRERLDPEARAEAERRAAEEAARREAERQAAAARAEAERRAAEEAARREAERQAAAARAEAERRAAEEAARREAERQAAAARAEAERRAAEEAARREAERQAAAARAEAERRAAEEAARREAERQAAAARAEAERRAAEEAARREAERQAAAARQERIAREAEQMAALEQQRFEDEIAREAERLEAEAAETARRSSPVVAGGGGGGLSSAEQRQVDYYKGAIGDRVRQHFAYPPGMSEGLSVEFEVRVTSAGYIVPGSVAMQRSSGTPAFDQAALAALWRAEPLPVPTGALFDQFREFTFTFRP from the coding sequence ATGTTGCAGATCCTGCGGCGTGACCCCGGGGCGCTCTACTGGTCGCTGGGGCTGCATCTGCTGTTCGCGCTGCTGCTGTTCGTCGGCGTGCGCTTCACCCAGGACGCGAGCAACGGCGGCGATCGCCCGCGCGTGGTCCAGGCCAGCGTGCTCGGCGATCCGGCACTGAGCGCCCGTGTCCAGGAGGTGCGCGAACGGCTCGATCCCGAGGCGCGCGCCGAGGCCGAGCGCCGCGCCGCCGAGGAAGCCGCCCGCCGCGAGGCCGAGCGTCAGGCCGCTGCGGCTCGTGCCGAGGCTGAGCGTCGCGCCGCCGAGGAGGCCGCCCGTCGCGAGGCCGAGCGTCAGGCCGCCGCGGCTCGTGCCGAGGCCGAGCGTCGCGCCGCCGAAGAGGCCGCCCGCCGCGAGGCCGAGCGTCAGGCCGCCGCGGCCCGCGCCGAGGCTGAACGTCGCGCCGCCGAGGAGGCCGCCCGTCGCGAGGCCGAGCGTCAGGCCGCCGCAGCCCGTGCCGAGGCTGAGCGTCGCGCTGCCGAGGAGGCCGCCCGTCGCGAGGCCGAACGTCAGGCCGCCGCAGCCCGTGCCGAGGCTGAGCGTCGCGCTGCCGAAGAGGCCGCACGCCGTGAGGCGGAACGCCAGGCCGCTGCGGCGCGCCAGGAGCGCATCGCGCGCGAGGCCGAGCAGATGGCCGCACTCGAGCAGCAGCGATTCGAGGACGAGATCGCGCGCGAGGCCGAGCGACTCGAGGCCGAGGCGGCCGAGACCGCACGCCGATCGTCGCCGGTCGTCGCCGGCGGCGGTGGTGGCGGGCTGAGCAGCGCCGAGCAGCGCCAGGTCGATTACTACAAGGGCGCGATCGGCGATCGTGTCCGCCAGCACTTCGCCTATCCGCCCGGTATGTCCGAGGGGTTGAGCGTGGAGTTCGAGGTGCGGGTGACCTCGGCGGGTTACATCGTCCCGGGGAGCGTGGCGATGCAGCGCTCCAGCGGCACCCCGGCCTTCGATCAGGCAGCGCTCGCCGCGCTGTGGCGCGCCGAGCCGCTACCGGTGCCCACCGGGGCACTCTTCGACCAGTTCCGTGAATTCACCTTTACCTTCCGACCCTGA
- a CDS encoding thioredoxin domain-containing protein: MPSVTLPAAGGRNRLDGATSPYLQQHADNPVDWWPWCDEALAQARERDRPILLSIGYSACHWCHVMAHESFADPEVATLMNRAFVNIKVDREERPDLDGLYQRAHQLLNGRGGGWPLTVFLSPHDLRPFFAGTYFPPTPRHGLPAFTQLLAGVERAYREQHDKILQQGENLIEAFAGLEPEPGERPPERNLIGAALNQLAVSFDPRHGGFGGAPKFPHAPELALLLRCAARGDRPGEDAPEPLEMARVSLERMIRSGLNDQLGGGFCRYAVDAQWMIPHFEKMLYDNAALLALCCDLHACTGEQLFRSAAESTADWVLREMQSPEGGYYSSLDADSEGEEGRFYLWEREQVRALLPEAEYRPFAAVYGLDRPPNFEGRWHLHGHLTPAAVAAAQGLTLEQVQSLLGAARATLFAERERRVRPGRDDKVLGAWNALMIGAMARAARVLERDDYLESAEQALGCVRERLWRDGRLLASCRDGRVAFDAYLDDHALLLATVLELLQTRWSSADLAFAIELAETLLARFHDPEAGGFWFTAHDHERLIHRTKPLADETLPAGNGVAALALQRLGHLVGEPRYLAAVESTLRLAATAMRRLPHAHATLLCALDEWLDPPEQLVIRASEELLASWRREAQRGYRADRLVFAIPDEAESLPPLLAAMAPGPRPRVYRCVGTHCEAPREQL, encoded by the coding sequence ATGCCGAGCGTCACGCTCCCCGCAGCAGGCGGTCGCAACCGTCTCGATGGGGCCACCAGCCCCTATCTCCAGCAACACGCCGACAACCCCGTCGATTGGTGGCCCTGGTGCGACGAGGCGCTGGCGCAGGCGCGCGAGCGCGACCGTCCGATCCTGCTCTCGATCGGCTACTCGGCCTGTCACTGGTGTCACGTGATGGCGCACGAGTCCTTCGCCGATCCAGAGGTCGCGACGCTGATGAATCGCGCCTTCGTCAACATCAAGGTCGATCGCGAGGAGCGTCCCGACCTCGACGGGCTCTATCAGCGCGCCCACCAGCTACTCAACGGCCGTGGCGGCGGCTGGCCGCTGACCGTGTTTCTCTCCCCGCACGATCTGCGCCCCTTCTTCGCCGGCACCTATTTCCCGCCGACGCCGCGCCACGGCCTGCCGGCCTTCACCCAGCTGCTCGCCGGGGTCGAGCGCGCCTACCGCGAACAACACGACAAGATCCTCCAGCAGGGCGAGAATCTGATCGAGGCGTTTGCCGGGCTCGAACCCGAGCCCGGCGAGCGCCCCCCCGAGCGCAACCTGATCGGCGCGGCGCTGAACCAGCTCGCGGTCAGCTTCGATCCCAGGCACGGCGGTTTTGGCGGTGCGCCCAAGTTCCCGCACGCCCCGGAGCTGGCGCTGCTGCTGCGCTGCGCGGCGCGCGGCGATCGTCCCGGCGAGGATGCGCCGGAGCCACTGGAGATGGCCCGCGTCAGCCTCGAGCGGATGATTCGCAGCGGTCTCAACGACCAGCTCGGCGGCGGCTTCTGTCGCTATGCGGTCGATGCCCAGTGGATGATCCCGCACTTCGAGAAGATGCTCTACGACAATGCCGCGCTGCTCGCGCTCTGCTGCGACCTCCACGCCTGCACCGGCGAGCAGCTGTTTCGCAGCGCCGCCGAGTCCACCGCCGACTGGGTGCTGCGCGAGATGCAGTCGCCCGAGGGCGGTTATTACTCGAGCCTGGATGCCGACAGCGAGGGCGAGGAGGGACGCTTCTATCTGTGGGAGCGCGAGCAGGTCCGGGCGCTGCTGCCCGAGGCCGAGTACCGGCCCTTCGCCGCCGTCTACGGGCTCGACCGACCGCCGAACTTCGAGGGCCGCTGGCATCTGCACGGCCATCTCACCCCGGCGGCGGTGGCCGCCGCCCAGGGGCTCACCCTCGAACAAGTGCAGTCGCTGCTCGGCGCGGCGCGCGCCACCCTATTCGCCGAGCGCGAGCGGCGCGTGCGCCCGGGTCGCGACGACAAGGTGCTCGGCGCCTGGAACGCGCTGATGATCGGCGCCATGGCGCGCGCCGCGCGGGTGCTTGAGCGCGACGACTATCTGGAGTCGGCCGAGCAGGCGCTCGGCTGCGTGCGTGAGCGACTGTGGCGCGATGGCCGCTTGCTGGCGAGCTGTCGCGACGGTCGCGTGGCCTTCGACGCCTATCTCGACGACCACGCGTTGCTGCTCGCCACAGTGCTCGAGCTGTTGCAGACGCGCTGGTCGAGCGCCGACCTGGCGTTCGCCATCGAGCTGGCCGAGACCCTGCTCGCGCGTTTCCACGACCCCGAGGCAGGCGGTTTCTGGTTCACCGCCCACGATCACGAACGTCTGATCCACCGCACCAAGCCGCTCGCCGACGAGACCCTGCCCGCAGGCAACGGGGTCGCAGCGCTGGCGCTGCAGCGTCTCGGTCATCTGGTCGGCGAGCCGCGCTATCTCGCCGCCGTTGAGAGCACGCTGCGTCTGGCCGCGACCGCGATGCGGCGGCTGCCCCACGCCCACGCCACCCTGCTCTGCGCCCTCGACGAATGGCTCGACCCGCCCGAGCAACTGGTGATTCGCGCCAGTGAGGAGCTGTTGGCGAGCTGGCGGCGCGAGGCGCAGCGCGGCTATCGCGCCGATCGACTGGTGTTTGCCATCCCCGATGAGGCCGAATCGCTGCCACCGCTGCTCGCGGCCATGGCACCCGGGCCGCGTCCGCGGGTCTATCGCTGTGTCGGCACCCACTGCGAGGCGCCGCGCGAGCAGCTCTGA
- the ybgF gene encoding tol-pal system protein YbgF, giving the protein MRVPQRVRGGLGVVVALVLSAAAAPVLAADARLEDRVARLERVIEHQRGSAVELQLQQLQSEMQALRGQVEVQQFEIQRLERQLRQQSIDIDARLNGARARPETPEPPAALEAPVDINQPEPAPAPVRSATPAAALGAGVPSLPSPETAAGDERDAYGKAFDLLKARKYDQARAAFESLLGRYPQGRYADNARYWLGETFYGQRDYDAALTAFEDLVRRHPASPKVPGALLKMGYIHFEQRDFEQSRARLEQVIDNYPNSTESRLARARLARLDEVEGVATGR; this is encoded by the coding sequence ATGCGAGTCCCGCAGAGAGTTCGTGGCGGCCTCGGGGTCGTCGTCGCCCTGGTGCTGAGTGCCGCCGCCGCGCCGGTGCTCGCCGCCGACGCCCGGCTCGAGGACCGGGTGGCGCGGCTCGAGCGCGTCATCGAGCACCAGCGTGGCTCGGCCGTCGAGCTACAGCTTCAGCAACTGCAGAGCGAGATGCAGGCGCTGCGCGGTCAGGTCGAGGTCCAGCAGTTCGAGATCCAGCGTCTCGAGCGCCAGCTGCGCCAGCAGTCGATCGACATCGACGCCCGGCTCAACGGCGCGCGCGCGCGCCCCGAGACCCCGGAGCCACCGGCCGCGCTCGAGGCCCCGGTCGATATCAACCAGCCCGAGCCAGCGCCCGCGCCGGTTCGATCGGCCACGCCCGCCGCTGCCCTCGGTGCCGGCGTCCCCTCGCTGCCGAGCCCGGAGACTGCCGCCGGCGACGAACGTGACGCCTACGGCAAGGCCTTCGATCTGCTCAAGGCGCGCAAGTACGACCAGGCCCGCGCCGCCTTCGAGTCGCTGCTCGGGCGCTATCCGCAGGGACGCTATGCCGACAACGCCCGCTACTGGCTCGGCGAGACCTTCTATGGTCAGCGCGACTACGACGCCGCGCTGACCGCCTTCGAGGATCTGGTGCGCCGTCACCCGGCCAGCCCCAAGGTCCCCGGTGCGTTGCTGAAGATGGGCTACATCCACTTCGAGCAGCGCGATTTCGAGCAATCGCGCGCGCGCCTCGAACAGGTCATCGACAACTACCCCAACAGCACCGAGTCGCGCCTGGCTCGCGCGCGTCTGGCGCGGCTCGACGAGGTCGAAGGCGTCGCCACCGGACGCTAG